A stretch of DNA from Cellulomonas xiejunii:
GCAGCGTGGGCAGCTCGCACGCGTCGGCCAGCAGCCAGTCCGCGTCCGCGACCTGCGCGACGCGCATCGCCGACGGCTGGCGGTCGACCAGCGTGACCTCGTGGTCGTGTGCCAGCAGCTCACGTGCGATGGACCGGCCGACGGAGCCCGCCCCGGCGATGACGACCCTCATGAGCCCGCCACCGGCGGTGCGGTGAGGACGCGTTCGACTGCCGGCGCCTCGTCGACGCGCAGCAGCATGTGCACGACGTCGTTCTCCTGCAGGACCGAGCCCTCGGCGGGCAGCAGGCCGTCGCCGTAGCGCGTGACGTACGCCACGCGGGCCCCGGTGGCGTCCTCCAGCGCCCGCAGCGGCCGGCCCACCCAGGAGGGGTGGACGTCGACCTGCGCCAGCTGGATCTTGCCGGAGGCGTCGCGGTGCTCGTCGGTCATCCCCATCGGGAGCATGCGCCGCAGCACCTGGTCCGCCGTCCACCGCACGGTCGCCACGGTCGGGATGCCGAGCCGCTGGTAGATCTCGGCGCGGTGCGGGTCGTAGATGCGGGCCACGACGTTCTCGACACCGAACGTCTCGCGCACGACGCGCGCCGCGAGGATGTTCGAGTTGTCGCCGTCGGAGACCGCGGCGAACGCGTAGGTGTCGTCGATGCCGGCGGTGCGCAGGGTGTCGCGGTCGAATCCCAGCCCGGTGACCTTGTTGCCGGAGAACGCGACGTCGAGGCGGCGGAAGGCGTCCGGGTTCTGGTCGATCACCGCGACCGAGTGCCCGCGGGACTCCAGCGACTGCGCGAGGGTCGCCCCGACCCGTCCGCATCCCATGATGACGAAGTGCACAGCCGGTCACGCTATACCCCGCTCGCGCCGACGCGCAGCGGACCGGCCCGCCAGAAGGCTGCTGGCCCCATCACATGTGCCGGGGCACCCGGCAGGCATACGATCGCTGATCGTGTCGGACCTCGCAGACGCCGCCAAGCGGCTCGTGCTCGGCCGACCGGTCCGCAGCGACCGGCTCGGTCACACCCTGCTCCCCAAGCGTGTCGCCCTACCCGTCTTCGCGTCCGACGCGCTGTCGTCCGTCGCGTACGCCCCCGACGAGATCCTGCTGACCCTGTCGTTGGCCGGGCTGTCGGCCCTGACGATCTCGCCGTGGGTCGGCGTCGTGGTGGCGATCGTGCTGCTGACGGTGGTGGCGTCGTACCGGCAGAACGTGCACGCCTACCCGTCGGGCGGTGGCGACTACGAGGTCGCGTCGGTCAACCTGGGTCCCCGGGCCGGCGTGACCGTCGCGAGCGCGCTGCTGGTCGACTACACGCTGACGGTCGCCGTCTCGATCTCGGCCGGTGCGCAGTACGCCGCGACCGCGGTGCCGGCGCTGCGGGGCCACGAGACGGCGTTCGCGGTCGGTCTCGTCGTGTGCCTGGCCCTGGCGAACCTGCGGGGCGTCAAGGAGTCCGGCAGCGCGTTCGCCATCCCCGTCTACCTGTTCATGGCGGCGATGGGATCCCTCGCGGTGGTCGGGGCGGTGCGCTACTTCACCGGCGGGCTGCCGCCCGCCGAGAGCGCGACGCTGGACGTGGCAGCCGAGGCGGGCTTCGACCAGGGCCTCATGGGGCTGGCGGGCGGGTTCCTGGTGCTGCGTGCCTTCGCGTCGGGCTGCGCCGCACTGACGGGGGTGGAGGCGATCAGCAACGGGGTGCCCGCGTTCCGCAAGCCGAAGTCACGCAACGCGGCGACGACGCTCGCGCTGCTCGGCGGGATCTCGATCTCGATGATCATGGCGATCCTGCTGCTCGCGCAGGCGACCGGCGTGAGGTTCGCGCAGGACCCTGCGACGCAGCTGCTCCGCGACGGGGTGCCCGTGGGCGAGGACTACGAGCAGCACCCCGTCATCAGCCAGCTCGCGGCCTCGGTCTTCTCGGGCGTCGACGTGCTGTTCGTCGCCGTGTCGGTGGTGACGGGTCTGATCCTGGTGCTCGCGGCCAACACCGCCTTCAACGGCTTCCCGGTGCTCGGCTCGATCCTGGCGCGCGACGGCTACCTGCCCCGCCAGCTGCACACGCGCGGGGACCGGCTGGCGTTCTCCAACGGGATCATCACGCTGGCCGCCGCGGCCGTCGCGCTCATCTGGGTCTTCGACGCGCAGGTCACGCGCCTGATCCAGCTCTACATCGTCGGGGTCTTCGTGTCCTTCACGCTGTCGCAGCTCGGCATGGTGCGGCACTGGACCCGCAAGCTGCGCACCGAACCCGAGCCGGGCGTCCGGACCAGGATGCGGCGCTCGCGGGTCATCAACGGGATCGGCCTCGGGATGACCGGCACGGTGCTCGTCATCGTCCTGCTCACCAAGTTCACGCACGGCGCCTGGCTGGCGATCCTCGCGATG
This window harbors:
- a CDS encoding potassium channel family protein, producing the protein MGCGRVGATLAQSLESRGHSVAVIDQNPDAFRRLDVAFSGNKVTGLGFDRDTLRTAGIDDTYAFAAVSDGDNSNILAARVVRETFGVENVVARIYDPHRAEIYQRLGIPTVATVRWTADQVLRRMLPMGMTDEHRDASGKIQLAQVDVHPSWVGRPLRALEDATGARVAYVTRYGDGLLPAEGSVLQENDVVHMLLRVDEAPAVERVLTAPPVAGS
- a CDS encoding APC family permease gives rise to the protein MSDLADAAKRLVLGRPVRSDRLGHTLLPKRVALPVFASDALSSVAYAPDEILLTLSLAGLSALTISPWVGVVVAIVLLTVVASYRQNVHAYPSGGGDYEVASVNLGPRAGVTVASALLVDYTLTVAVSISAGAQYAATAVPALRGHETAFAVGLVVCLALANLRGVKESGSAFAIPVYLFMAAMGSLAVVGAVRYFTGGLPPAESATLDVAAEAGFDQGLMGLAGGFLVLRAFASGCAALTGVEAISNGVPAFRKPKSRNAATTLALLGGISISMIMAILLLAQATGVRFAQDPATQLLRDGVPVGEDYEQHPVISQLAASVFSGVDVLFVAVSVVTGLILVLAANTAFNGFPVLGSILARDGYLPRQLHTRGDRLAFSNGIITLAAAAVALIWVFDAQVTRLIQLYIVGVFVSFTLSQLGMVRHWTRKLRTEPEPGVRTRMRRSRVINGIGLGMTGTVLVIVLLTKFTHGAWLAILAMGMVFAAMQAVHRHYTRVRAELALDDDLQAARALPSRVHAVVLVSHLHRPTMRALAYARASRPSVIEAVTVGVDPDEVSALQAQWEAADLPVPLKVLDSPFREITRPVLTYVRSIRRESPRDLVVVYIPEYVVGHWWEQLLHNQSALRLKSRLLFTPGVVVASVPWQLASTAGQTGLEDAVRGTVPRGY